The following is a genomic window from Opitutus sp. GAS368.
GCCGGATAAATTTCCACGGCTGAAGCCAAAGGTCATTGAACAAAAGGCCGTCGCCCGCGTCTGGTGCGAGCACCACGGCCGGCTCCTGCTCCGCCTTGGTCACGCCAAGGCGAAGCGCCTCGCCGGCCTGCACGAACTGCCCGAGACCTCCGACCTTGGAATTAAGCCCGGCGCGAAGTCTCTTCTTGCCGTGAAACGCCGGACGATCACCCGTTTCGCGATCACCGAATCCATCTACGTGGTGAAACCGACCGCCGCACTCCTGAAACGAATCGCCCGGGACGCCGCGCTCGAGTGGGTGCCGCTGAAGCAGCTCGACCAAGTCACCCTCTCCGGCCCGCACAAACGGTGGATCGGCGATCTGCTCGACGGACGGGGCTAGCGCTTTCGCATTGCGACCCAGCCGATCACCCCGTGGTCGCCCGCAGCAGCGCGTGCTGCCCGGCGGTGTGGAGATTGCGCCAGACGCGGTTGATCTCACTGCCCAAGTCGGCGGCGCGCAGGCCGCAAAGCGGGTAGATGGCGTCGACCGACTTCCGGGCGACCACGGCAAGTTGCCGGCTGGCATCGCTGACCTGCACCAGACCTTGCGCGGGAATGGTTCCCTCGTCCTGCAGGGCTCGCCAGGATTCGTTGACGGCGGCGAACAGCGCCCGTCGGGTCGCATCCAGCCGTCCTTGTGCCGCGACCAACGCAGCGCCGGCCTGTTCCGGCATGAAGTCCGCCGCCAGCTCCAGGAAGCGCAGGGCCAGGCCCGACAGATTCACCGCGAGGGTGGCCTCGGCGAGTTGCAGGAAAGGATATTGGTAGACGATGTCCGGCAGCGTGGCGTGGCGGGCCTCGAGGTAGAAGCGGTGCCGGGCCGGCACCGCGAGCTGTCGCACCGCAAATGCATGGCTGCCGGTGGCCGCCAGACCCATGCTGTTCCAGGTGCGCCGCAGGATCACTTCCTCGCGCGCAAAGACGAAGGCGGCGACCTGCCGCGCCCCGGTGTCGTCGATCAGCGGCTTGCCGCCACGCGTCAAAAGACAGTTGGCGGTGAAGGCCGTGGCGTGCTCCGCGCCGGAGGCATACGGCCAGACCCCGTTGACGAGATAGCCATCGCCGATGGCTTCCGCGGTGCCGGCCACGGCTCCGCTGCCGGCCAGGCAGCTTTCCGGGGCCGCAAACAGCCCGTCGCGGATCGCGGGGTCCACAAAGCCGGCAAACCAGCCAGCCCCACCGCAAAGCGTGACAACCCAGGCCGTGCTGCCGTCCGCCCACGCCAGCGCCTCCTCAAGTTCCAAGGCCTGCGGCAGCGTCAGGCCCAGCCCGCCCCACGGCGCGGGCACGAACAGCTTGAACCATTTGCGTTCGCGGATGATCTCCAGCTGCCGATCGTGCAGTTTTTTGGCGGCTTCCGCCGCGGCGGCGTGCGTGCGCAGGACGGCGACGGTTTCGTCGTCGAGGAACGCGGAGGGATGCGCGAGGTTGCCGCTCATGGGGATAAACCGGGGGCAGGAGCCGCGGCCGGCTTTACCCGAACCGCGCGGCGACGAGCTGCTCGACGCGCTGCTTGGACGAGAGCACTTCCTCGGGCGTCAACCGCGGGCTGAGCTCGATGACGAGCGTGTGCCCGGGCCGCCAGAAGCGGCTGACCATCTCGAAATCGATCTTGCCGGAACCGATGGCCTGGTGGTCGCGGCCCTCGGCGCTGACATCGTGCAGGTGGAAGCCGATGGCGTTGGGCGCGTTCTTCTCCAGGTGCTCGCGGTGATTGAGCAGGCACATCGTCTGCTTGATCTGGGCGTGGCCTGTGTCGTGCCAATAACCGCAGGCGGCGGGCTTGGCCATGATGGTGATCAGGTCGGGATGATCGGCGTCGAGCGGCAGTTCGTCGAAGGCCTCGCGGTTCTCGAAGCCCAGCAAAATGCCCTTTTGCTCCGCATAGGGCAGCAACTCGGTCAGGCCCTGCTTGGTGTTCTCCCAGTAGCGCGGCAGGCGGTCCTTCAGCTTGACGAGGGACTTGGCGAGCAGCTTCTGGTAGTCGGCGTCGGCGGACAGGTCGGTGTCGGGGTGCGCGTCGACGTAAGCGTCCACCTTGCCCGCCGGGTTGAGCCAGAAGAACTCGACGGCGCCGAGGTGCAGGACGACCTTGCGGGCCTTCACCTGGTGCGCGAAGTCGATGGTGCGCTTGCTGTGGCGCATCCACTGGTCGCGCTCGCGGGCGTCGGCCGAGGAACAGGTGTAGAGGTTGGGCGCGGCGTGCATGACGCCGGTGGGCAGCGGGCAGAAGTTGTGGCAGGAGGCCACCTTGACGACACCCTCCTCCACCGCCTTCAGGATGCCCGGCACCAGCGTGATCCGGATGCCATGGCTCAGCTCGACGTATTCGAAGCCCATCCCCGCCATTTCCTGCAGCATCGCATAGCCGTCTTGGTGGCGGTGCGAGCACCAGCAGGTGGAAAGGGCGACAATCGGCTTCATATGGGGGCCATCACTAGGACAGGAGGCGCTTGGTAAATCAAGCCGGGGCAAGGTGGAGCGGATCCTGTAGCGGCGCTCTATGAGCGCCGTTTCCGAACGTCGGCGGTCATAGACCGCCGCTACAACGTGGAACGCGGGTCACAAAGCAACCGGCCGGACATCCGAGGACGTCCGGCCGGTAATAAAAGAAAAGGCCGTGGGCTTACTCGGCGTAACGGCGGCGCAGCATGGCGGTGAAGGCCATGACCTTGTTCTTGCGGCGCTTGCGCTCCGACGGCTTCTCGGCGTAACGCTTCATGCGGACATCCTTGATGATGTTCTCGCGCTCGAGCTTCTTCTTCATGCGGCGCAGCGCACGGTCGATCGGCTCATTCTTGCGCATCTTGATCTCAATAGACATGGGAAAGGGAGTGGTTGGCGTTGTGGAAAACGAGCAAGAAGCCACCCGCTCCGGCCACCGTCAACAGCAAATTACCCTGTAGGGCGGAGTCACCGCACCCCGCCTCGAACGTGATATCGCGCTCGGCCAGAGGCGGGGTGCGGTGACCCCGCCCTGCAAACCTAAACCCCGCAGGTGAATAACCTTACGCTTTCCGGCTTGCGAGGGCCTTGGCACCGGCATCCCATCACCTCCCGTGGGTTCCGCCGACCAGAATTTCGTCCATCTGCACGTCCATAGCGACTACAGCCTCCTTGACGGCGCCTGCCGCATCGACCGCCTGATGGACCGCGCCACCACCCTCGGCATGTCGGCCCTCGCCCTCACCGACCACGGCAATCTCTACGGCGCGATCGAATTCTACAACCAGGCCAAGGCAAAGGGCATCAAGCCGCTGGTCGGCTGCGAACTCTACCTCGCCGCCGGCTCGCGCCTCGATCGTCAGGGCCGGTCCGACGAGGGCAAGAGCATCTTCCACCTCGGCCTGCTCGCCCGCGACCTCACCGGCTACCAGAACCTCCTCAAGCTCGTCTCTGACGCCCACCTCAAGGGTTTCTATTACAAGCCCCGCACCGACCTCGAGACGCTCGCCCAGTATTCGAAAGGCCTCATCGGCTTCACCGGCTGCCTCGCTTCGCTGGTGCCGCAGCACCTCCTCAACGACAACTACCCCGAGGCGCGCAAGGCCTGCGGCCGCTTCGTCGAGATCTTCGGCCGGGAAAACTATTTCGTCGAGATCCAGGACCACGGCATCCCCGAGCAGCGCAAGGTCATCCCCGGTTTGCTCAAGCTCGGCGAGGAGTTCGGCCTGAAGGTCATCTGCTCGAACGACGTCCATTACGTCAACGCCGCCGACGCCGGCCCGCACGACACCCTGCTCTGCATCCAGACCGGCGCGAAGATCGCCGAGGAGAACCGGATGAAGTTCTCCGGCACGCAGTTCTTCCTCAAGTCGCGCGAGGAGATGGCGCGCACCTTCGCCGAGGTGCCCGAGTCCGTCACCAACACCGCGCTCGTCGCCGAGATGTGCGATCTCTCGATCCCCTTCCCCAAGGGCTCCGAGCGCTACCCGAAATATCCGCTGCCGCCCGAGGTGAAGACCGACCGCACCGGCTACCTCAAGGAACTCTGCCTCACCGGCCTGAAGGCGCGCTACGGCGTCGATTACGCGAAGCCCGAAAAGGCGAAGGACCAGGAGCTGGCCAAAATCCTCGTCGAGCGCCTCGACTACGAGATCTCGATCATCGCGAAGACGGGCTTCGTCGACTACTTCCTTGTCGTCTGGGATTTCATCGACTGGGCGAAAAAGCAAAGCATCCCGGTGGGTCCCGGCCGCGGCTCGGGCGCCGGCTGCATCGTCGCCTACCTGCTCGGCATCACCAACCTCGACCCGCTGCGCTTCAAGCTGCTCTTCGAGCGCTTCCTCAATCCCGAGCGCGTGTCGCCGCCCGACTTCGACATCGACTTCTGCATGCGCCGCCGCGGCGAGGTCATCAACTATGTCCGCCAGAAATACGGCAACGAGTGCGTGGCCAACATCATCACCTACGGCACGCTCGGCGCCAAGGCGGTCATCCGCGACGTCTCCCGCGTGCACGACCTGCCCTATGCCGAGGCCGACCGCCTGGCCAAGATGATCCCCGACGAGCTCAACATCGAGCTCCAGGCCGCCATCGACAAGTCCGCCGAGCTGCGCCACGAATACGAGAAGAACCCGGTCGCGCGGAAGATCATGGAGCAGGGCCTTGTCCTCGAGGGCATGGTGCGCAACACCGGCAAGCACGCCGCCGGCATCATCATCACCGACCGGCCGCTGGAGGAGTTCGTTCCGCTCACGCTGCAGGAGGGCGACATCACGGTGCAGTATGACATGAACGCCGTGGGCAAGCTCGGCCTGCTGAAGATGGACTTCCTCGGCCTCAAGACGCTCACCGTCATCGCCGACGCCATCGACAACGTCCATCGCACCGCCGACCCGAAGTTCGACATCGAGGTGGTCGGCTTTGAGGACCCCAAGACCTACGCCCTGCTCAACTCCGGCCGCACCACCGGCGTGTTCCAGCTGGAATCCGGCGGCATGCAGGCGCTCTGCCGCCAGATCGGCCTGTCGTCGATCGACGAGATCGTCGCGCTCATCGCGCTCTACCGCCCGGGCCCGATGGAGTGGATTCCCGACTATGTGCGCGGCAAAAAAGACCCGAGCACCGTCTCGTTTCCGCAC
Proteins encoded in this region:
- a CDS encoding TIM barrel protein; amino-acid sequence: MKPIVALSTCWCSHRHQDGYAMLQEMAGMGFEYVELSHGIRITLVPGILKAVEEGVVKVASCHNFCPLPTGVMHAAPNLYTCSSADARERDQWMRHSKRTIDFAHQVKARKVVLHLGAVEFFWLNPAGKVDAYVDAHPDTDLSADADYQKLLAKSLVKLKDRLPRYWENTKQGLTELLPYAEQKGILLGFENREAFDELPLDADHPDLITIMAKPAACGYWHDTGHAQIKQTMCLLNHREHLEKNAPNAIGFHLHDVSAEGRDHQAIGSGKIDFEMVSRFWRPGHTLVIELSPRLTPEEVLSSKQRVEQLVAARFG
- the rpsU gene encoding 30S ribosomal protein S21, which translates into the protein MSIEIKMRKNEPIDRALRRMKKKLERENIIKDVRMKRYAEKPSERKRRKNKVMAFTAMLRRRYAE
- the dnaE gene encoding DNA polymerase III subunit alpha, whose translation is MGSADQNFVHLHVHSDYSLLDGACRIDRLMDRATTLGMSALALTDHGNLYGAIEFYNQAKAKGIKPLVGCELYLAAGSRLDRQGRSDEGKSIFHLGLLARDLTGYQNLLKLVSDAHLKGFYYKPRTDLETLAQYSKGLIGFTGCLASLVPQHLLNDNYPEARKACGRFVEIFGRENYFVEIQDHGIPEQRKVIPGLLKLGEEFGLKVICSNDVHYVNAADAGPHDTLLCIQTGAKIAEENRMKFSGTQFFLKSREEMARTFAEVPESVTNTALVAEMCDLSIPFPKGSERYPKYPLPPEVKTDRTGYLKELCLTGLKARYGVDYAKPEKAKDQELAKILVERLDYEISIIAKTGFVDYFLVVWDFIDWAKKQSIPVGPGRGSGAGCIVAYLLGITNLDPLRFKLLFERFLNPERVSPPDFDIDFCMRRRGEVINYVRQKYGNECVANIITYGTLGAKAVIRDVSRVHDLPYAEADRLAKMIPDELNIELQAAIDKSAELRHEYEKNPVARKIMEQGLVLEGMVRNTGKHAAGIIITDRPLEEFVPLTLQEGDITVQYDMNAVGKLGLLKMDFLGLKTLTVIADAIDNVHRTADPKFDIEVVGFEDPKTYALLNSGRTTGVFQLESGGMQALCRQIGLSSIDEIVALIALYRPGPMEWIPDYVRGKKDPSTVSFPHKLLEEVCRETYGVMVYQEQVMEAAKIIAGYTLGGADMLRRAMGKKDAEAMAKERAKFVEGAAKVNKIDAKTANSIFDILNKFAGYGFNKSHSAAYAVLSYQTGYLKANYPVQFMAAMLTSELGNSEKVAHFVAECEAMGLKVLGPDVNESRVNFTPVAIRSEVAAAPGAGGAATPPRTFNAIRFGLAGIKGVGEQAAQKIIEEREANGPFKDFADFTARVDARALNKRVLEHLVKTGAFDFSGAQRKPLFESIDGAIAGAAAHARDKAAGQHSFLDVLNEPPTIVKGVPARATNGHVAHTTSATDFTAAERLQFEKELLGFYVSGHPLNAYSGLAEALCTHTEESVLQEGDRMEFRLCGIMSGITKKLSKKDNRPWAFFNLASKQATLSVNMYADAYEAYGKTLAENQPVVVLGTVMKGNDGARLNVKELYPLDGYLGNNIRKVTWLLSPEHPELPDFLKKLRTAINGSGGDTRVELAFVFENRVAPVAEAPASLNWRVAPAAFQELRVHPAVAGILAEARRPELKEVKRWGKKF